In Rutidosis leptorrhynchoides isolate AG116_Rl617_1_P2 chromosome 6, CSIRO_AGI_Rlap_v1, whole genome shotgun sequence, the DNA window acaaaacaaaaaaattcaggtTTAATTctaaaaacgtgtcccacggatggcgcaaaTTGATCAATCATGTATTAAGTTATtatttaattaaggattgagtgcaatgataaagatggaggatgagatgtttgatgattcttttgggccccgatgatcatctttcactttatcaatcaagtgatcaaccaccccgacccggtcttgattgtcaattagcataattcaccttagcaCAATGTAGAAATtctttgggcaaagtcacaagtgaaaatcacaaaggcttgggcaaatggTAGAGAATCAAccccctataaatgagaggccaagctctctatttatagtattcgaaatatccgcggtctgcgaattgTTTATCTATCCGCGGAAACTTAGCGAAATGACCCGCAGTATTTTATTAGCTCGGAAACTGATCCGCTATCTTTATTTTTAACGAATATTCCATGCATTTCGACTATACTTCGCGTTACTTCTGCCTTTAACCTttagtaaataaaatatacatatacaatgctatgtatatgatcatccTCAATATTTTAGattaattttttatattattttttagttatataattaaataatgataattatataaatTACAAACACCTGTTCAAATAAAACTAcattttcattaaaaatattacaagaattaaaattaaaaatattacgacgataaataaaatgcgatataaatttaaaaatacacTAAAGAATACACTAGAATTGAGAGTTATGTTTAAATAAAATTgatgatatatgaatatatatatagtgatcAACAGCTATTTTTTTCCACAAACATCCGTTCACAAACATTTCTCTAAAGAACATGACAACGGACGAATTCGAGGGCGGTGGCCGGGCGGCCGCATGGGCGTATCACTGCCAACGACGCCCAAGTGGGCGATAGGCTGAATGGGGGGAAAGTCTAAACCGTTGGGAGCACTCTTAAAAAATATGTTCCTAGCTTATGATATGTTAAATTACATAACTACCATTTGAATAATTATTTGATACATATTATGTTATCCTTTTATGGTGTGTTTAAACCATCCCAAGGTAGCCCACTGGTTGAGCCTCCTGACATTTttacaagaggtctcaggttcaaatcTTGGATTGGTCAAGGAAAGAGTTGGAAAACAGTCAAAGAGTATTTCTGATAGACTGCGCACACTAGAGTATGAGGTCAAATTACTTGCTCTTCCCGGATAACTCGAAGAGGAAAAACCTTACAACAAATTTTGTGTGTGTTTGGATAGCCTATTTTAGGAGCTTATGAAAACTTAAAAAGGTAGAGCTTATGATTTTAAAGAGTTTATGATTTTTAAGTTttgtttggtaaaaaaaaaaaacaaaagttgAACTTATGAGAAAGTAGAGCCTAAAAAATAAGCTCCTACCATCAAGCTTAAAAAAATAAGCTGTTAGCTTATGAAAAGTAGTTAACTTCAGCTTCAAGTTTAAAAAATAAGCTTCAGCTACCAGCTCGAGCTAATTTTCACCCAAAAACACCCTAAATCTTGTACTCCCTTCGTCCCCAATTTATTGTCAGTATTTCATTTTGGGATGTCTCAAATTAATTttccactttcataaatagaaaaaaaatatataagaagATTAAGTTCCTATTATGCCCTTAATTGCATGTGGATAAgattaaaggaaaaaaaaaaaaaaggttatgagagcttataggagcttgagcttatgatgttAATAAGCTTCAAATCATAAGCGTCGTTTGGTAAACATAGAAAGTAAAGCTTATAAAAATtataagctcttaaaaaataagTTACTCGTAAAAGCTTATGAAATAAGTAGAGCTTATgtttgaaaaataagctccagttaGTTTACCAAACAATTAGTtcgtataaaaaataataagttccAGCTACATGCTTAAATAAGAAGCTCCACCTCCAACTCTAGATACAAGTTTTAGCTCCAggtagtttcatccaaacacactctTAGTCAATTTACAGCTATAAGCTTCAGTTACTttatcaaacacttataaaaaataataagtttcagcttcaagcttaaaaaataagctccaactACCAGTTCCAGCTCCAGCCCAGCTAGTTTCACTCAAACACACCTTTGGTCCACTTATAGTTATAAACTCCAACTGTTTTACTAAATACTTATGGAAATAATAAGCTTCAGCTTCAAGATTAAAAAATAAGCTCCGACTGCCAACTCTGATTAatttttcatccaaacacaccctaaacTTGTATGAAGTACTATGTTTTAGTAGTTTTAAAAATTCTAGTCTATTACTATCTTATATTTGGCTATAAAGATGATGTCATTAAAAAGGTATGTCAAatcttaaaaaaaattcaaaagaaaaagaaaaaatttgaGACATGAATGGTGATGTCATAAAAAAATTTCATTTATAATTTTATTTAACCATCTAACAAAATTAAGAAATCTAATAAAAAACGTTTTTTAATAAAACtccataattaaataaaataaaatatttaaaaaaaccaGTAATCAAGATCCTGCACGCCTCAAATTTTTTGAGAAGACAAATATAGATATCAAAAAGCACGCTTATACTCTCTTCAAAAAAACCCTACTCACAAAAAATAATAAGCCTCTACTGTTTCTCATCTCTGTTATGGATTCAATTCCTCAGTTAATATCATCCTCTTCTTCATTTTTCAGATACAGATTCAAAAAGGTATCATATAATCAAGATTTTCTTCAGATTCAACATCTATGTTTATTTACCTTTTTGGTTTTTTTTCTacccttcttctttttctttttaacaATTATTGAATTTGAAGATTTTTAGGTTTAAATCCGTGAATTATTTGTTACTGGCGGCTGAAAATGGAGAAGTAGAGGAGTATTTCGTAAATGATATGCAAGTAGAAGTTCAAATTCGAGAAAAACAACACCTCAATCGGCATGTATAATAGGTATTCCGtagtatttttttaattttatttataaatcCAATATAATTGTACATTGTGTGTATGTAAAGATCACTCTTAGTCTGTTTATATAAAGTTTGaagaatttataataataaaaaagaaaAGTGAGTAGTTAATTGACGTGTAAATTTTATTTGAATTGAATTTCAATGTTTGACATGTTATTGATTAATGAAAATTGTAGAAGTGCActaaaggtgtttgatgaaatgtctgaaaGAAATAGATACATGGTAATATTGTGGCACAATTTGTGAGCtcaaaaaaaaacttatatttatttttcCTGAAAGTCTCAAATTTCACCATGAGCAAAATTTACAATCAATTAAATTGTTGTTCAAGGAAAGTGATTTGTTTTTATACTTATCATCTCCTTTTAAGAGCTTTTTGTTTCAATATTTAAATCTCTTTTAGAAAGTTAGTACCTAAATTGAGTACTTATCCACTATAAAAAAAAAGTTAATACTGAAttgctatattacatcataaattcTTATGCATTTACTGTAGGTTAAATTGGAGGTTTTAAGATGTATTAGTCATCCTACTTTTTTCAGTAAATGGGTTAGGCCACGAGGTTTGTAtcaaacatttcagttataatagtGGTTAACTTTCTACTAATTGTTAAGGAACATGCAATGTATGATATAATGACTTATTTAGGCGAACTAATTTTGCATTTGTTTAGGGTCATGTGACTTAAAgcagtttttttgtttttttatttatttatttatttatttatttatttatagtaaaGAAACATGTCTGATGACTTACTTAAGTAAACATCTATGATGACTTTGCTTTTTGTTTCTTTCTTTGTTATGATATGGAATTCTAAAAACTTCATATGTATTTAAGGGTATATTACATATTACATTCTAAGTTGAAGTTTTTTCAGTATCTTAACTAAAGAGGAAGAAGGTGCAAGATACAATTAAGAAGATATGTGTATATTAAACTACCGAAGGTATCCATTTTTCCAGTATCTTTTCAATGTACTTGAGCATTATGGGTATTTGAACGCTCTGAGAAAAACTGACGTTAATTGTGGGGGTAAGTTGGTGGTTGGAATCGTTAGCAGTCAAGAATCGTTTATATTTGCTTTGTTTCTTATGTTGTTAAGTAACATGTGTAGCTGAAATAGAAGTTGATGAATATACAGGGAAAAATGGTGTCCATACACTCTACAGTGAATATGGGTTTTGTTCATACATAATGTTGTCAAGAGTGTTGAATTAGCATTGCAATTTGCTATCATAAATTCGTCATTCATGTATTATGATATGATATTTTAGTTTGCATATTAAATTTTTTGAGTGTTCTGATGAAAGACTAATGTTCTCTTTATATAGTAGTGGTTCATCAAAATCGTTTCTAAAGGGCTTTGTGTATTTGGGTACACAATATTGGATATAAGCAATTTTATTAAATTTAGCAGCTGCATTTTTGTGCTATTTGTTGAATGatgatgtatttttttatattGTATAAGCATTTTTAGTTGGTGTTTTTTAGTAAACCCGTGTTTTCACGGGTCCTGCATTTGATAAGGATGTTGTGGCTACATTGGAGTTGAATTCGAAACAGTTGCTCGGGTATGAATTCCCGAGCAACTGTTACCATTCCCCTTTTCATTTAGACCTGAATATGATAACCTGTTTCAGATGACATCCTTACTTTGACACTATATAACTATTCTCTAATTAGGCTTTACGTATATAGTTTTTGataaacccgtgattccacgggccTCTTCACTAGTTGTTATTTATTTGGTGTATGAGTTGGCTTTCCTATTTATTTTTAGTTAATCCTTCCGTTAGTTAGTAATTTTTTTGTttgtttatattttatatttatcgtGTATTTCATTAATAAACGTGAATACTACATATATTTATTGTAACAGTATCAAAACAAATATATCAATACGGTATTCAGAACTATATTAGAGTAAAACGATATTGTGGTATCAATTGATTCGGTACCGGTATGGTATTACGCCCATTCCTACTTAAAATTATTacattttataaattaaaaaatgcATATATAATTTAAATTGAAAAAAAGAGTTATATTTTGATATCGGACAAATGTGAACAGACGATTTTTTCATAATGGAAGAACTATAGAATAGAAAGTGTGTAGTAATATGTAACCTTACATGCTAAGAATAAAACACACACACCACACATCACACGTGCGGCTTTGCTCCCCCGACGTGAACCCGTGTTTCGCGTAGATATCGTATGCACAAAGTACCACCCTTTACTGCACAGCGCCCCAGCCCCAATATATACCCAAAATTCCTCTAAATTAAATTAAATCATTTTAAACTAAGCATCAAAAGTCAAAGTGAAGGTCAGCCTACTTTATACTTCAACTGCAACACTGAAGTCACTTTTTCAAATGGATAGTCCGAGCCCATCCTCTGACCCGAATTCATATGATTCAGTTCGTACCCGACCCAAGCAGATTCCCCATTCTAACGATGGAGTTACACTAGCATCAACAAAACCGAAAAAAAGAGCGGGTCGAACAAAGTTTAAAGAGACCCGACACCCGGTTTATAGAGGGGTCCGAATGAGGAACAAAAATAAATGGGTCTGTGAAGTACGAGAGCCAAATAAAAAGACCCGAATATGGCTTGGAACATACCCGACTGCTGAGATGGCAGCTAGAGCTCATGACGTGGCAGCATTGGCATTACGTGGTAATCTCGCTTGTTTAAATTTTGCTGACTCAGTATCCCGGTTACCCGTGCCAGTCTCGAACGATCCCAAGGACATCTGCAAGGCTGCCGCCCAGGCGGCCGAGGCATTTCGGCCGACAAATATGGGGGTGGACGATGGTGACATTGTCGGGGATGCGAGTGATGACAAGGGTTCTGATGAGATGTCAGAAGATGAAGGCTCGATTGCTGAGGTGGATATGAATAGGTATGTTGATGAAGAGGCAATTTTTTATATGCCCAGGTTAATTGCTGACATGGCAGAAGGGATGTTAATTCCGCCACCTCGATGTTTAGTTGGATGGAGTTCTGATGACATGGATAGTCAATATGCTGACGTGTCGCTATGGAATTTTTCAGAATGAGACCCTTCGTCAATTCCTATCATATGCTCGATCATCTACTACTAACAGTAGTCAACTAGTACAGATAAATAGCGAACGTTTTAAAGCTCCTGAACATACTCTCAAAGTACCGTTATAGCGTACAAAGTTATcacagtttgataaaaaaaaaagtctAATTTTGATTTTTTGGGATTCCAGATTTGTTATGATTTTTTCCTAAATAAACAAATGTTTGTGTTTATATTAATTAATGATTTAATGATGATTGACATAATTTTTTTTCAATAACTACGTATTTGTGTTATTTTTTTTATGACGATACTAACATCGAATGCTCCAATTTGTCACCTACACATGCGTTAGAAGGAATACCAATTCGCAACGAGTGAAATTTAGAACCAACGATGTTAGACGgttaatttaattttatttatatataagacGTCACCCGATCCATATATGATCCGTTAATGTAATCATTATGgacatattgtgacgacccggaaatttccgaccaaatttaaacctaatctctatatgaaatcgacacgataaacgaagtctgtaatgttgagttgcgaaatttttgaactgtttcaaatacccttcgactgctctcgacgattcacgaacaactaattgtaaataaatacatatatatttaaatatagatacatataaatataataattgaaatattatttgaaataatatatgatttaatttttgaaaatcaatatgtaaaataatatgcgatgtaatgaaaactattattataaatatgtatataaatattacttgtaaatatataaaacctAATGGTTTAAAAATATACaacatatttattttagtagttaaacttgctatttaaaaccgtTTCTATATAGAgagaaaatatattaaaaataaaggatttcgagcttaattagtaaacgttagtaatactcggttgacatttcgttagcgttcatattgATTTAGCatgagtttatgaaggattaaaataaaagttgaactgtaaatcgatcacgaagattttagatttgttaaaagtatttttacctttttaagtttaaatattagcactccgtacatataaatcggaacagaaaataaataattttcgaacctttttgatcaggtttcaaacaggtaatgagtgaaataattaaatatgtttaatctaaaaatttggaatttttaggaacacttttgtattttaactgtttagcaatggacacgatatagccatccgggataaactgtcggtacaaTAGGACATAAGTGTCACTGGTGAACGAAATTATCATTTGAGTTACTGTAGAACCTGTGACTCTCATTTCattactttattatttatttatattaattattattaagattatatgtAAGATCCAGTTTTTCTCTGTTGTGTTAGACGCCGTCCAACAGGGCTGGACGCCGCCccgttttgaagggctggacgccgtccagatggcctgacgagccagctttggtattttgatatttaaaaggggtaacttggtaatttcactttgtggacgactttatgaccctagatcagttttggtgagcctcattactccatttccatctactttatctccctccactaaattctagagagagaggaagttctagagtgagagagctccattaaaggaagaaagaggTTGATTCGGGTCTTAGAGCGAGTTTTAAAgtggttcatctagtcgctagctacgtggtgattgtgttggtaagtcttaaccttgatttcttaACTTTAactagtttaagggttagggtttggtttagtgttgcacataaaacccatttgatagtgatttgggggttttgggtaagtttgggtcatgaagatccaaaagatgactaacctagggttttgaaatgttaaagtgtgtaaatggatcttaaaggcttagtaaatcactagcacacttgtagttaatgttagagggtgtcatttgggttgtgggtgacccaaatgggcgtgttgacctcgaaatgggtcaaatgggtcttgggcgacctaggttgttaaatgcgtatgagaacacactaaacttgtgattttaaagtgtttaagaccatatttgactagtgcTAGGGTTTTGTTAGTGTTGACCCAAATCttggggttaagggtgcaaatgggtcggaatttcaccttgggtcaaaatggcactagaatggtgagtgagttggttgaccaacttgagtcgtGATTGATTATTGTGCTAAATGTaacaggtacgttacattgaagttgcaagctcggttatctttcacaaaagactttgaggtgagtggaataattatatatgtatgtatatgatttatttactaagGGGGGgggggtaagggtttaaagttcgttgttgacgataacgtaccctagagtatattgtggtgttgatgagggtttaaagttcgttgttgacgatacctcatatgtgggtttaaagttcgttgttgacgataccacattaatataaatgtatggaatttaagttcgatgttgacgatgccatacgactatggtagtgacgttggatg includes these proteins:
- the LOC139855840 gene encoding dehydration-responsive element-binding protein 1E-like, giving the protein MDSPSPSSDPNSYDSVRTRPKQIPHSNDGVTLASTKPKKRAGRTKFKETRHPVYRGVRMRNKNKWVCEVREPNKKTRIWLGTYPTAEMAARAHDVAALALRGNLACLNFADSVSRLPVPVSNDPKDICKAAAQAAEAFRPTNMGVDDGDIVGDASDDKGSDEMSEDEGSIAEVDMNRYVDEEAIFYMPRLIADMAEGMLIPPPRCLVGWSSDDMDSQYADVSLWNFSE